Below is a window of Candidatus Poribacteria bacterium DNA.
CCTGAAACCTGATAATAGAGTTCCTTCTTCTTCGGGATATGGACGGTGAACCGATAGTATTGCACGGGTTGTGAGCCTTGGAAATAGACCTTACGCCAAAACTCACCCCGCATAACATGCCCAAGATTGTTCGTGGAATACGCATAATCTATGATACAGCCATCGGAGATTTCTGGAAGTGAAAAATACATCAAGCGTGCATCGACGTATAAACCTGCGTCCACAGCACTCGGCGGTGGGATATTCGTTACCACATCAGTCAAATCGAGTTCCACAACTCTGCCATCAGGCGTAACTGTCCGGGCATGATGGATCGTGACATCGTCTTTTCCACGCATATAAGGGATGCTAATTTCGCCAAGAGCCGCGCCATCTTCATTGAAGATTTTGGCGACGCGCCGTGTGGAATAGATATAACGACTCTTTTCATCAATGTCCACATCAACACTTTCCCAAAGCACGACAGCACCGTCTTCAGGATAGTCCTTTTCAGAGGGTGCCGTGTCAATGGCTGCTTGGATGACGTTCTCATCCGCTTTGCTGATATAGTCGTAGGGCAGTGACGATGGACGGTTCTCAGTGTTGTGAATGGCAGTCGAAGTCTCTGAATTCTCCTGTTCATGCGCTTCGGGTGATTCCGTAGGTGGCACGTCGGCGAAGATTTCATCAGATTCAGGTGCCGATCGGGGGCTTGGGAGGACTGTTCGACGGGTCCCTAAGAATGTTTTTGCGGCGAGTGCGCCATCCTCTGTCTCTTCTACACCCGCGCTCTCAGGGTCAATCGTTAGGTTTCGAGTGGCGTTTCCATCGCCATTATCATCGAGATGCGGATGTTCAGATTGAATCGTTCTGTTGTTCTCATACCATTCCTTCGTCCGCGTCTGCAGCGAGAAGAACGCTTCTAAGAGTGAAATGTCTCCATCGATATTTATATCGTTATCTGCTGTAGAGAAGGCATCAACAAAGACGTCGCCGAATCCTGCCTGTAGTGAATAGCCTTCATTTGGTGAACTTGAGGTGAGGATTATACGTCCCGGTGCACTGAGTTGCGACACAAGTCGTCCACTATAGGGGAAGCCAAAGATTAGAATCTGATTCTCAGCAGGAATACTGTTAATGAGTGTCACATATTCCACTTCGGTAATGTCCCGTCCCCGCAGATTAAACTTCGCACTACCTCTACCGGTGCGAGATGCGTGCCCCAGCATGAACAGCAGAAATCGATCCGATGGTTGCACAGTCTTGACAAGTTGATCGAATGCGGCTAAAACCTGTTCGCGATTCGATTCCGCGTCAACGAGTTCCAATGCTCCGTGTCCACTTTGGTCTGTATCGCCTATATCTTCAAAGAGAAAAGTAATCTGGTCGGGCGAGTAGCCGTATTCATCGGTGAGCAACTGATGGAACCGAGAGGTGGCACCCCAGAACGCGTCGTAAAAGGATTTTTCACCCGCAACACCGCCAATAATCAGGACGTGATTGGCGGCAAAGGTGGTTGTAGAAATTAGACAAAGGGCAAGGATAATGATAAATATCTGACGCATAAGGGTTGTCGGTTATCGGCTGTCGGCTGTCGGTTACGTCTTTTGTAACACAATGCCTATTGACGAGCTTCTAACCGCTCCTCGTTTTCACGTTTGTGTCGTCGTTATCAGAGGTCTCTTTTTACCGACTATCGACGACTGGTGACTGATAACTATTCTTACCACCTGTTTTTTTGACAAGCCTGACATCACCGATAACCATTTCCCTGTCCACTG
It encodes the following:
- a CDS encoding DUF3857 domain-containing protein, coding for MRQIFIIILALCLISTTTFAANHVLIIGGVAGEKSFYDAFWGATSRFHQLLTDEYGYSPDQITFLFEDIGDTDQSGHGALELVDAESNREQVLAAFDQLVKTVQPSDRFLLFMLGHASRTGRGSAKFNLRGRDITEVEYVTLINSIPAENQILIFGFPYSGRLVSQLSAPGRIILTSSSPNEGYSLQAGFGDVFVDAFSTADNDINIDGDISLLEAFFSLQTRTKEWYENNRTIQSEHPHLDDNGDGNATRNLTIDPESAGVEETEDGALAAKTFLGTRRTVLPSPRSAPESDEIFADVPPTESPEAHEQENSETSTAIHNTENRPSSLPYDYISKADENVIQAAIDTAPSEKDYPEDGAVVLWESVDVDIDEKSRYIYSTRRVAKIFNEDGAALGEISIPYMRGKDDVTIHHARTVTPDGRVVELDLTDVVTNIPPPSAVDAGLYVDARLMYFSLPEISDGCIIDYAYSTNNLGHVMRGEFWRKVYFQGSQPVQYYRFTVHIPKKKELYYQVSGAPEVTTDLQSSASVLNIEPTITENNYIRTYTFEVQNVPPLREEYLMPAPQDLAYSISISSIDSWDKLVTWYATLIREQDTITPEITKKTEKILSGAWTRKEKVKRLYEYVATNIQYLGYELGIWAIKPYPADFVLKVGKGDCKDKTTLLSTMLSSVGINSYPVLISAGDTRGVNAHLPDGGSEVEAVPSLAYFNHMILAVDSGNQDDEFIWLDPTAETCAFGDFPAGDQDRWALIINPQFLTENRQGSETDSPPPTDNSHAMENRLYLFQKSPSIDATSNLKRVHTRVAVKKDMSVSVRQALTVTGIFNMKLRSQLSHLQTSEEKAEFFHKALELDERAKVTAVEVSGLSKLDGELKVDVTWTCKEYLYAIGSQFVLELPIVKHPYAELLSEERRMYPAVIGKALTLEDKISVSTDAPFRIDTVPEEQTLNTEVAEIQIRYSQSKRKAEMHQTIRFLTPRVTPDNIQHLKEVVRIASNRGPKRFILTQ